From Saprospiraceae bacterium, one genomic window encodes:
- a CDS encoding response regulator transcription factor, with product MELLQCIVVEDEPIAAEILEDYIGMVPFLKHVGTYHDPLAGLNSLSKGNIDVIFLDLSMPKLRGEDFIRSLIEKYKIVITTAHHEYALESYEWGVTDYLLKPIAFNRFVIAANKLRTLASGKNNPSPLVSTESVLSSHRFFNVNKTMIKIDLQEIRYVESLKEYVRIVTGDQSIVTKGSLQEFEQMLMDFGGLRIHRSFLVNVHHIQTYSAQELQTAGKFIPIGRQYKERVLQILGKIVL from the coding sequence ATGGAATTGCTCCAATGTATTGTAGTCGAGGACGAGCCCATTGCTGCAGAAATTCTGGAGGATTACATCGGCATGGTTCCTTTTCTAAAACATGTGGGCACTTACCACGATCCTTTGGCAGGATTAAATTCACTTTCAAAGGGGAACATTGATGTAATTTTTTTAGATCTATCGATGCCCAAACTTCGGGGTGAAGATTTCATCAGAAGTCTGATTGAGAAATACAAGATTGTGATTACGACCGCACACCATGAGTATGCACTGGAAAGTTATGAGTGGGGTGTCACAGATTATCTTTTAAAACCGATTGCCTTTAATCGTTTTGTGATCGCTGCGAATAAATTGAGAACTCTAGCTTCAGGAAAAAATAATCCTTCGCCTTTAGTATCTACTGAGTCTGTCCTCTCATCGCATCGCTTTTTTAATGTGAACAAGACCATGATCAAGATCGATCTGCAAGAGATCCGTTATGTGGAAAGTTTGAAAGAGTATGTTAGAATCGTCACCGGAGATCAATCCATTGTGACCAAAGGCAGCCTTCAGGAATTCGAGCAAATGTTGATGGATTTTGGAGGACTGCGCATTCACCGTTCCTTTTTGGTCAACGTACATCACATCCAAACCTATTCAGCGCAAGAACTTCAAACCGCTGGTAAGTTCATTCCGATAGGCAGGCAGTACAAGGAAAGGGTATTGCAAATTTTGGGAAAGATAGTGTTGTAA